One segment of Myotis daubentonii chromosome 11, mMyoDau2.1, whole genome shotgun sequence DNA contains the following:
- the LOC132212820 gene encoding olfactory receptor 1J4-like, which produces MRPENQSSVSQFLLLGLPIPPGQQGVFFTLFLGMYLTTVLGNLLIILLIRLDSRLHTPMYFFLSHLAFSDISLSSVTVPKMLRNMQTERQSIPNVGCISQLYFFIHFAGLDNFLLAVMAYDRYVAICHPLYYTTIMREGLCALLVAGSWMVACVHALIHTLLLVRLSFCADNTITHFFCDLAALLKLSCSDTSLNVLVIFTETGIIFFLCFGIILGSYIRIGTIMLRVPSTKRLFKAFSTCGSHLFVVSLYYGTLAGVYFSSSSWDSKDIIASVMYTVVTPMLNPFIYSLRNRDIKQALEMCANRVKFLKQQSLNPPVAVRSTGR; this is translated from the coding sequence atgaggcctgagaaccagagcagcgtgtcccagttcctcctcctggggctccccatcccgccagggcagcagggcgtgttcttcaccctgttcctgggcatgtacctgaccacggtgctgggcaacctgctcatcatcctgctcatcaggctggactctcgcctgcacacgcccatgtacttcttcctcagccacctggccttctctgacatttctctctcctctgtcactgTCCCTAAGATGCTCAGGAACATGCAGACTGAGCGTCaatccatccccaatgtgggatgtatttctcagttgtattttttcattcattttgctgGTCTTGACAATTTTCTTCTGGCTGTGATGGCATATGACAGGTATGTGGCCATCTGTCACCCTCTGTACTATACCACCAtcatgagggaggggctgtgtgcaTTGCTGGTGGCTGGCTCTTGGATGGTTGCCTGTGTCCATGCTCTTATTCATACCCTCCTCTTGGTCCGACTGTCTTTCTGTGCTGACAATACCATCACCCACTTCTTCTGTGACCTCGCTGCACTCCTGAAGCTGAGCTGTTCAGACACCTCCCTCAATGTGCTGGTCATATTCACTGAAACaggaataattttctttctttgtttcggTATTATTCTGGGCTCCTATATCCGTATAGGGACTATCATGCTTAGGGTGCCCTCCACTAAGAGACTCTTTAAAGCCTTTTCTACCTGTGGCTCCCAtctctttgtggtgtctttatactACGGGACACTTGCTGGTGTTTACTTTTCCTCCTCATCATGGGATTCTAAAGACATAATTGCTTCGGTCATGTATACAGTAGTtacccccatgctgaaccccttcatctacagcctgaggaacagaGATATAAAACAGGCCTTAGAGATGTGTGCCAATAGGGTTAAGTTCTTGAAGCAGCAATCATTAAATCCTCCTGTTGCAGTCAGGAGCACAGGAAGATAG
- the LOC132212298 gene encoding LOW QUALITY PROTEIN: olfactory receptor 1J4-like (The sequence of the model RefSeq protein was modified relative to this genomic sequence to represent the inferred CDS: substituted 1 base at 1 genomic stop codon), with translation MRPENRSSVSQFLLLGLPIPPGHQGVFFTLFLGMYLTTVLGNLLIILLIRLDSRLHTPMYFFLSHLAFSDISLSSVTVPKMLMNMQTQQQSISYVGCISQLYFFIIFSTLDNFLLAVMAYDRYVAICQPLHYTTIMREGLRAMLVAGSWTLSCGQSLLHTLLLVRLMRTENQSSVSQFLLLGLPIPPGQXGVFFTLFLGMYLTTVLGNLLIILLIRLDSRLHTPMYFFLSHLAFSDLSLSSVTVPKMLRNMQTRQQSISYGGCISQLYFFILFGALDSFLLAVMAYDRYVAICHPLHYTTIMREGLCVLLVAGSWILSCGQSLLHTLLLARLSFCADNAIIHFFCDLAAVLKLSCSDTSLNELVIFTEGTMILFLCFGVISCSYIRIGTTILRVPSTKRLFKAFSTCGSHLSVVSLYYGTSAGVYISSSSWGSKDIIASVMYMVVTPMLNPFIYSLRNRDIKQALEMCVNRVKFFKQQSLDPPVAVRSTVR, from the exons ATGAGGCCTGAGAACCGGAGCAGCGtgtcccagttcctcctcctggggctccccatcccGCCAGGGCACCAGGGCGTGTTCTTcaccctgttcctgggcatgtacctgaccacggtgctgggcaacctgctcatcatcctgctcatcaggctggactctcgcctgcacacgcccatgtacttcttcctcagccacttggccttctctgacatttctctctcctctgtcactgTCCCTAAGATGCTCATGAATATGCAGACTCAGCAACAATCCATCTCCTATGTGGGATGCATTTCTCagttgtattttttcataatttttagtaCTCTTGACAATTTTCTTCTGGCTGTGATGGCATATGACAGGTATGTAGCCATCTGTCAGCCTCTGCACTACACCACCATCATGAGGGAGGGGCTGCGTGCAATGCTAGTGGCTGGCTCCTGGACTCTCTCTTGTGGCCAATCCCTGTTGCACACCCTCCTCTTGGTCCGACT CATGAGGACTGAGAACCAGAGCAGCGtgtcccagttcctcctcctggggctccccatcccGCCAGGGCAGTAGGGCGTGTTCTTcaccctgttcctgggcatgtacctgaccacggtgctgggcaacctgctcatcatcctgctcatcaggctggactcgcgcctgcacacgcccatgtacttcttcctcagccacctggccttctctgacctttctctctcctctgtcactgTACCTAAGATGCTCAGGAACATGCAGACTCGGCAACAATCCATCTCCTATGGGGGATGCATTTCTCAGttgtattttttcatactttttgGGGCTCTTGACAGTTTTCTTCTGGCTGTGATGGCATATGACAGGTATGTAGCCATCTGTCACCCTCTGCACTACACCACCAtcatgagggaggggctgtgtgtgCTGCTGGTGGCTGGATCCTGGATTCTCTCTTGTGGCCAATCCCTTTTGCATACCCTCCTCTTGGCCCGACTGTCTTTCTGTGCTGACAATGCCATCATCCACTTCTTCTGTGACCTTGCTGCAGTCCTGAAGCTGAGCTGTTCAGACACCTCTCTCAATGAGCTGGTCATATTCACCGAGGGAacaatgattttgtttttgtgttttggtgTTATTTCGTGCTCCTATATCCGTATAGGGACCACCATCCTGAGGGTGCCCTCCACTAAGAGACTCTTTAAAGCCTTTTCTACCTGTGGCTCCCATCTCTCTGTGGTGTCTTTATACTACGGTACATCTGCAGGTGTTTACATTTCGTCCTCATCATGGGGTTCCAAAGACATAATTGCTTCGGTCATGTACATGGTAGTtacccccatgctgaaccccttcatctacagcctgaggaacagaGATATCAAACAGGCCTTAGAGATGTGTGTCAATAGGGTTAAGTTCTTTAAGCAGCAATCACTAGATCCTCCTGTTGCAGTCAGGAGCACAGTGAGATAG